One Cuculus canorus isolate bCucCan1 chromosome 1, bCucCan1.pri, whole genome shotgun sequence DNA segment encodes these proteins:
- the RXYLT1 gene encoding ribitol-5-phosphate xylosyltransferase 1 isoform X2, whose translation MGGCGVEGKLKIIRFQPPCHGRAVLLAHVSFGNEEWNPWEEDEKNEQVASQQRYEANVQMIKNARSHLEETSLTVQIWGKAAVGLYLWQHIFEGQLEPADVTAQRREGSQTVGKTYFSFITGPSVVPGYFSVEAENVVLVLNGREKAKITYATQWLHYAQTLIQTHKIQHVAVVLLGNEQCNNEWIQPYLKRHGGFVNLLFVTYDCALVNEEDIFQWPLGVATYRNFPVVEPSWSMLHDPRSHLCNFLGTIYKNSSRETLMGILKQDGLDKLCWIAAREQWQPQETNESFKNYQDALLQSDLTLCPVGINTECYRIYEACSYGSLPVIEDVMTPGDCGNSSMYHSAPLQLLKAMGAPFIFIKNWEELPAVLEKEKKMSLQEKIQRRKKLIEWYRNFKARMRQKFINALEKSFLASDKG comes from the exons ATGGGAGGGTGTGGGGTGGAAGGGAAGTTAAAGATCATCCGCTTCCAACCTCCTTGCCACGGCAGGGCTGTCCTACTAG CACATGTTTCCTTTGGAAATGAAGAGTGGAATCCATGGGAAGAAGACGAGAAAAATGAACAGGTTGCTTCACAGCAGAGATATGAAGCTAATGTTCAGATGATAAAAAATGCAAGATCTCATCTAGAAGAAACCAGTCTTACGGTACAGATTTGGGGCAAAGCAGCAGTTG GTCTTTACCTTTGGCAACATATATTTGAAGGGCAACTTGAGCCAGCTGATGTGACTGCACAGCGGAGAGAAGGAAGCCAAACAGtaggaaaaacatatttcag TTTCATCACTGGTCCGTCTGTAGTTCCTGGTTACTTCTCAGTTGAAGCTGAAAATGTTGTGCTAGTTctgaatggaagagaaaaagcaaagatcACTTATGCCACTCAGTGGTTGCATTACGCACAAACGTTAATTCAGACTCACAAAATACAGCATGTAGCGGTTGTGCTGCTTGGAAATGAGCAGTGCAACAATGAATGGATCCAACCATACCTGAAAAGACATGGAGGATTTGTAAATCTACTCTTTGTTACCTATGACTGTGCATTGGTAAATGAAGAAGATATTTTCCAGTGGCCTTTAGGAGTAGCAAC GTACAGAAATTTTCCAGTTGTAGAACCCAGCTGGTCAATGCTACATGACCCAAGATCACATCTATGTAACTTCTTAGGAACAATTTATAAGAACTCTTCTAGGGAAACCCTAATGGGAATTCTGAAGCAGGATGGGCTTGATAAACTTTGCTGGATTGCAGCCAGAGAACA ATGGCAGCCtcaagaaacaaatgaaagttTCAAAAACTATCAAGATGCCTTGCTGCAGAGTGACTTGACGTTGTGCCCAGTGGGAATAAATACAGAATGCTATAGAATTTACGAAGCTTGTTCATATGGATCTCTGCCTGTTATAGAAGATGTAATGACACCAGGTGATTGCGGAAATTCATCAATGTACCACAGTGCTCCATTACAATTATTAAAAGCCATGGGGGCTCCATTTATCTTTATTAAAAACTGGGAAGAGCTTCCTGCTGTtctagagaaagagaaaaaaatgagcttaCAAGAAAAgattcaaaggagaaaaaaacttaTAGAATGGTATCGAAACTTCAAAGCACGGATGAGACAGAAATTTATTaatgctttggaaaaatcaTTTTTGGCCAGTGATAAGGGATAA
- the RXYLT1 gene encoding ribitol-5-phosphate xylosyltransferase 1 isoform X1 has translation MRGARRRLCSALLVAYGLFSLYAAYSVFLRPHRAAVPRPPPRDRRGARAHVSFGNEEWNPWEEDEKNEQVASQQRYEANVQMIKNARSHLEETSLTVQIWGKAAVGLYLWQHIFEGQLEPADVTAQRREGSQTVGKTYFSFITGPSVVPGYFSVEAENVVLVLNGREKAKITYATQWLHYAQTLIQTHKIQHVAVVLLGNEQCNNEWIQPYLKRHGGFVNLLFVTYDCALVNEEDIFQWPLGVATYRNFPVVEPSWSMLHDPRSHLCNFLGTIYKNSSRETLMGILKQDGLDKLCWIAAREQWQPQETNESFKNYQDALLQSDLTLCPVGINTECYRIYEACSYGSLPVIEDVMTPGDCGNSSMYHSAPLQLLKAMGAPFIFIKNWEELPAVLEKEKKMSLQEKIQRRKKLIEWYRNFKARMRQKFINALEKSFLASDKG, from the exons ATGCGGGGCGCTCGCAGGCGGCTCTGCTCCGCCTTGCTGGTCGCCTACGGCCTCTTCTCTCTCTACGCCGCCTACAGCGTCTTCCTCCGGCCCCACCGAGCCGCCGTcccgcgcccgccgccccggGACCGCCGCGGGGCCCGAG CACATGTTTCCTTTGGAAATGAAGAGTGGAATCCATGGGAAGAAGACGAGAAAAATGAACAGGTTGCTTCACAGCAGAGATATGAAGCTAATGTTCAGATGATAAAAAATGCAAGATCTCATCTAGAAGAAACCAGTCTTACGGTACAGATTTGGGGCAAAGCAGCAGTTG GTCTTTACCTTTGGCAACATATATTTGAAGGGCAACTTGAGCCAGCTGATGTGACTGCACAGCGGAGAGAAGGAAGCCAAACAGtaggaaaaacatatttcag TTTCATCACTGGTCCGTCTGTAGTTCCTGGTTACTTCTCAGTTGAAGCTGAAAATGTTGTGCTAGTTctgaatggaagagaaaaagcaaagatcACTTATGCCACTCAGTGGTTGCATTACGCACAAACGTTAATTCAGACTCACAAAATACAGCATGTAGCGGTTGTGCTGCTTGGAAATGAGCAGTGCAACAATGAATGGATCCAACCATACCTGAAAAGACATGGAGGATTTGTAAATCTACTCTTTGTTACCTATGACTGTGCATTGGTAAATGAAGAAGATATTTTCCAGTGGCCTTTAGGAGTAGCAAC GTACAGAAATTTTCCAGTTGTAGAACCCAGCTGGTCAATGCTACATGACCCAAGATCACATCTATGTAACTTCTTAGGAACAATTTATAAGAACTCTTCTAGGGAAACCCTAATGGGAATTCTGAAGCAGGATGGGCTTGATAAACTTTGCTGGATTGCAGCCAGAGAACA ATGGCAGCCtcaagaaacaaatgaaagttTCAAAAACTATCAAGATGCCTTGCTGCAGAGTGACTTGACGTTGTGCCCAGTGGGAATAAATACAGAATGCTATAGAATTTACGAAGCTTGTTCATATGGATCTCTGCCTGTTATAGAAGATGTAATGACACCAGGTGATTGCGGAAATTCATCAATGTACCACAGTGCTCCATTACAATTATTAAAAGCCATGGGGGCTCCATTTATCTTTATTAAAAACTGGGAAGAGCTTCCTGCTGTtctagagaaagagaaaaaaatgagcttaCAAGAAAAgattcaaaggagaaaaaaacttaTAGAATGGTATCGAAACTTCAAAGCACGGATGAGACAGAAATTTATTaatgctttggaaaaatcaTTTTTGGCCAGTGATAAGGGATAA
- the RXYLT1 gene encoding ribitol-5-phosphate xylosyltransferase 1 isoform X3 — MDVGLYLWQHIFEGQLEPADVTAQRREGSQTVGKTYFSFITGPSVVPGYFSVEAENVVLVLNGREKAKITYATQWLHYAQTLIQTHKIQHVAVVLLGNEQCNNEWIQPYLKRHGGFVNLLFVTYDCALVNEEDIFQWPLGVATYRNFPVVEPSWSMLHDPRSHLCNFLGTIYKNSSRETLMGILKQDGLDKLCWIAAREQWQPQETNESFKNYQDALLQSDLTLCPVGINTECYRIYEACSYGSLPVIEDVMTPGDCGNSSMYHSAPLQLLKAMGAPFIFIKNWEELPAVLEKEKKMSLQEKIQRRKKLIEWYRNFKARMRQKFINALEKSFLASDKG; from the exons ATGGATGTAGGTCTTTACCTTTGGCAACATATATTTGAAGGGCAACTTGAGCCAGCTGATGTGACTGCACAGCGGAGAGAAGGAAGCCAAACAGtaggaaaaacatatttcag TTTCATCACTGGTCCGTCTGTAGTTCCTGGTTACTTCTCAGTTGAAGCTGAAAATGTTGTGCTAGTTctgaatggaagagaaaaagcaaagatcACTTATGCCACTCAGTGGTTGCATTACGCACAAACGTTAATTCAGACTCACAAAATACAGCATGTAGCGGTTGTGCTGCTTGGAAATGAGCAGTGCAACAATGAATGGATCCAACCATACCTGAAAAGACATGGAGGATTTGTAAATCTACTCTTTGTTACCTATGACTGTGCATTGGTAAATGAAGAAGATATTTTCCAGTGGCCTTTAGGAGTAGCAAC GTACAGAAATTTTCCAGTTGTAGAACCCAGCTGGTCAATGCTACATGACCCAAGATCACATCTATGTAACTTCTTAGGAACAATTTATAAGAACTCTTCTAGGGAAACCCTAATGGGAATTCTGAAGCAGGATGGGCTTGATAAACTTTGCTGGATTGCAGCCAGAGAACA ATGGCAGCCtcaagaaacaaatgaaagttTCAAAAACTATCAAGATGCCTTGCTGCAGAGTGACTTGACGTTGTGCCCAGTGGGAATAAATACAGAATGCTATAGAATTTACGAAGCTTGTTCATATGGATCTCTGCCTGTTATAGAAGATGTAATGACACCAGGTGATTGCGGAAATTCATCAATGTACCACAGTGCTCCATTACAATTATTAAAAGCCATGGGGGCTCCATTTATCTTTATTAAAAACTGGGAAGAGCTTCCTGCTGTtctagagaaagagaaaaaaatgagcttaCAAGAAAAgattcaaaggagaaaaaaacttaTAGAATGGTATCGAAACTTCAAAGCACGGATGAGACAGAAATTTATTaatgctttggaaaaatcaTTTTTGGCCAGTGATAAGGGATAA